The following nucleotide sequence is from Salvelinus sp. IW2-2015 linkage group LG26, ASM291031v2, whole genome shotgun sequence.
caaAGCCCTATAGACTCCCAGGGCCACCCATGGCTGTGTCcttgcacagtcatgtgaaattcatagattagggcctaattcatatatttaaatttactgattgccttttatgaactgtaactcagtaaaatctttgaaattgttatgttgcgtgttatttttgttcagtatatatgaaaTTTCAAATAGTTGAAATATTTAAACTCTttggggcgacctgaccaaattcgcatagaaatgtgagttatagatctgtcattctcattgaaagcaagtctaagaagtggtacaTCAGTTCTAAGTGAGCTATTTATATGCTTCCTGTTAAGTTTCGTTTTTACTTctaactttcggttttgtacaccagctgaaattataatatttttggttattgaaaagattACCATCTAATCTTTCTCTACACGATacattgttttgtcacataaacagaaATTAGGCCAACTatttattagaattttagcaaccaggaaatggtgaagCAATTTCTAAAAATTGCACCTTTTAAATCTGTGCTTGATAGTCTACCTGGTTCAATGGAACCAATATAATAATCCCAACACTATAAACCCTCCATATTTGGCACTAGCCCAGGCAGGCTAACGCAAATGCTCAATTTATTTATAAGATTTCAAATTTGTATTTTAATCCAGGTCTGATTGGAATTGGCAGGCCTATTCTGCTGATTCCTCATACTTATTAAAACCTAGTCCTTTAAATTCCAGTCCTCGGGAAAACGTCTCAATCTAGGGTAAAAAAAACAAGTGAGGTGTCAMCAGTTTGGAGGGMtttgtttatttgtgtgtgtgtgtgtctcaatgcGTGTTTACAGGCCATTGCTCGTAAactgcaggagaaagagaggaaggaggagaggaagcgaCAGAAYCAGCTGGAGGCCAACTTTGAGGAGGAGTACTACGAGGATAATGGTACTGGCGCACCCCCTGTCTGGATATAGGATTATATTCCTGTTGGAGTGAGGGATTAGGATTATATTCCTGCTGGAGTTAGGATTATATTATTCTGTTGTTGGGGGATATAGGATTATATTCCTATTGGTTTGGGGATATAGCATTATATTCCTGTTGGCGTGAGGGATTAGGATTAGATTCCTGTTGGAGTGAGAGATTTAGGATTAGATTATTCTGTTGTCGGAGGGAAGGCTGTGGGATTATATATTATTCTGTTGTCGGAGGGAAGGCTGTGGGATTTATATTATTCTGTTGTCGAGGGAAGGCTGTGGGATTATATATTATTCTGTTTCGGAGGGAAGGCTGTGGGATTATATATTATTCTGTTGTCGGAGGGAAGGCTGTGGGATTATATATTATTCTGTTGTCGGAGGGAAGGCTGTGGATTATATATTATTCTGTTGTCGGAGGGAAGGCTGTGGGATTAATTATTCTGTTGTCGGAGGGAAGGCTGTGGGATTATATATTATTCTGTTGTCGGAGGGAGGGCTGTGGATTATATATTATTCTGTTGTCGGAGGGAAGGCTGTGGGATTATATATTATTCTGTTGTCAGAGGGAAGCCTGTGGGTTTATATATTATTCTGTGTCGGAGGGAAGGCTGTGGGATTATATATTATTCTGTTGTCGGAGGGAAGGCTGTGGGATTATATATTATTCTGTTGTCGGAGGGAAGGGTATGTGCCACTCTGGTTATGTGTAAGGGTGGAAGGGTGGGTTATCAAAATCAAATATAGGGGGGGTGTGTGTACGATGGTGTAGTGTGTTAGAATAGAGTTGATTTAGGATGAGGATTTAGGAGGGCTGTTTTAAGAAAATAGCTGACCTTGAGGTAGAGCGTGTGTGCGTAGGTACTGAGGAGTCATTTGTCATCttgctccctcctctctgcctatcttacacacacactgcagttctGCTCGTTAGTGAGCTGAGGCGGTGCTTTGCAGGGCTGCGAGAGCAGCTTTGACTCAACTGTAGCAATAAGGCTCCATTTTAAACGGATAAATTAATAGAAGCTTGCCTGATGTCAGAACTTCAAGGAGCCTTTTGGCAGTTAATGTTTCTTCCATTGTGGTTTCCAGTCTCCCCATCCCCCTGCCTTAAAACAGtaagacattttattttaatgtctCATTGGAAAGCGATGGTGGATAATAAAATAAGTTAATGCAGAACCAGCTCTGGTGTCCACTAGTACATTCTAGTACCTTGATTCAACCCCATATTCACAGCGAAACTATTTGAATACTTTACCAGATTTATAAAATGAGTTGTGGTATTGAGTAGAAAGACTTCACTTTACAATAGAAATGagtgaaaatgtctgaattcaGTGTGTTGTTTTGGAAACGGACTAGGCCTATAGGATCAGGACTGTTTTCTAAGTCAGATGACCTTTTTTTAACATGaccaaagtatatattttttattgagtcagatgaactcgtggataccatttttatgtctccgtGTCCTGtaggaaggaagttagaggtagttttgctagccaatgctaactagcgttagcgcaatgactggaagtctatgggtatctgctagcatgcagGCTGTAGTTACAGTATGTAGGTTAATATGAGCAGGGCTGAAGGGACAGTCACTGCTGTCAGGAATGTTCTAGTTTCCCCTCTGAGCGTTGGAATGAGCAGGGCTGAAGGGACAGTCACTGCTGTCAGGAATGTTCTGCCGTCATGTCTTTCCACACGAATCTCTTCTTTCCTAGGGAAAATCCTCTTCCTGTAGATGCATAACCAATCCAGGGCCATAGCCACAAAGTctctcagagtaggagggctgatcttggatcagttttgcctttttagagcacaatgaataagattatatggacactgggggacctgatcctagatcaggactcctactctgagaggctttatGAATATGGCTAAAGCTGTATGTAGTACTACCTCACCCTGCTCTCTCATGTATTACTGTCTAGCTGGGCTGGCTTTAGAACCCAGGGCTCCCTCTGtattacacaaacaaacattctCCCATGCTGCCGTGGGTGtgctagagctgggacgataaatcaaacaattcttccacaccgacccCTTTTCATGGACACTTTGCTCATATCGTTCATTACAATAAAAAGTTTGAAGTAAGTCTTCTAATATGGGTGGTTGTTGATGGGACATTTTTACAACTACATCATTTTAAAGTAGTAGTTttaagagtaaaaaaataaataactgtggtgcacattgttATAATCGTATCGTCCAATTGATCGTTATTGTGATAATTCAGTCAATTTGTCGCAATATGGATTTTAATTTAAAATTTGtaatatcgcccagctctagtgTGTACatgcccctccacacacacacacacacacactctgccacgTCTTATCTCGGGTGAGTCGTTTCCTCAGGCCCGTGTGATTGGCCACCCTTCTCAGGAAGTGACGGACGCTGCCATGTTTGTCTTCTCattcagagagaaacagaggttgGTTTAACGTTCAGCTTCTGCAGATAAACCACTGGGGGAGAGCAAAGTgtgaagagagggaggtgagacagAGGAAGGAAAGACATGTGTCTGGGTTTTGTTATTGAGAGAGAAAAGCAGGCCAGAGCATCATTTCCACACTTAACTGCTCAGTCGGCTTATAAAACCGACAGTTGACTGATGGAGAAGTAGTTGGCTATCTGCCATAATACAGAGAACAGCCCATTGTTGAGGGTTAGGGAGCATTTTAAATGATTATGTAATTAACAAGACATTAAGGACTAGGTGGTTTCTACCTGGCCTTTTATTTCAACATTTACAGAGTAGTTTCTGTTGATCAGATTAACCTCGACAGCTGCTGCTGGATGCCTGCCATTCCATTCGGCTGACACACACCTGTGTCCTTCACACACTGTTTGTTTTCACTCGAATGCAGGCCTGTGATTTGTCAGTGCATGTTAGGAAGGTTAACTGTGGCTGTAAAAgttcatttacatttgagtcatttaacagacactcttatccagagcgacttacagttagtgaaatcatcttcagatagctaggtgggacaatcaCATAttacagtagttagtatattcagatagctaggtgggacaatcaCATATTACAGTAGTTAGTATAATCCTAGATAGCTAGAGATGGGGAACAATCATCATATACGGTAGTTAGTATAATTACAGATTAAGTTAGGACTGGGAACAAAATCAATATTAAAGTAAGTTTAGTATTAAATTCAGATGCTTGGTGGAACAATGCAATAttacagtagttagtatattcagatagctaggtgggacaatcaCATAttacagtagttagtatattcagatagctaggtgggacaatcacatgaagtcggaagtttaaatgtatttggctaaggtatatgtaatctcagtttttcacaattcctgacatttaatcctagtaacaattccctgtcttaggtcagttaggatcaccactttgttttaagaatgtgacatgtcagaataatagtagagagaatgatttatttcagcttttatttatttattcacattcccagtgggtcagaagtttacatactctcaattagtatttggtagcattgccttataaattgtttaacttgggtcaaatgtttcaggtagcttcccacaataggttgggtgaattttggcccattcctcctgacagagctcgtgtaactgagtcaggtttgtaggcctccatgctcgcacaccctttttcagttctgcccacaaattttctatgggattgaggtcagggctttgtgttggccactccaataccttgattttgttgtcctatagccattttgccacagctttgtaAGTWtgctggggtcattgtccatttggaagacccatttgcgaccaagctttaacttcctgactgatgtcttgagatattgcttcaatatatccacatcattttcctacctcatgatgccatctattttgtgaagtgcaccagtctctcctgcagcgaagcacccccacaacatgatYctgccacccccgtgcttcacggttgggatggtgttcttcggcttgcaagcgtccgcctttttgctccaaacataacgatggtcattatggccaaacggttctacttttgtttcatcagaccagaggacatctctccaaaaagtacaatctttgtccccatgtgcagttgcaaaccgtagtcaggcttttttatggcggttttggagcagtggcttcttccttgctgagcgtaatttcgatataggactcgttttactgtggatatagatacttttgtacctgtttcctccagtatcttcacaaggtcctttcctgctgttttgggattgatttgcacttttcgcaccaaattacgttaatctctaggagacaacgcgtctccttcctgagcggtatgacggctgcgtggtcacttggtgtttatacttgcgtactattgtttgtacagatgaacgtggtaccttcaggcatttggaaattgttcccaaggatgaaccagactttgtggaggtctacaatttgttttctgttgtcttggctgatttcttttgattttcccatgatgtcaagcaaagaggcactgagtttgaaggtaggccttgaaatacatccacaggtccacctccaataggctaattgacatcatgtgagtcaatcagaagcttctaaagccatgacataattttctggaactttctgacccactggaattgtgacccactggaattgtgataccgtgaattataagtgaaataatccttaaacaattgttggataaatgacttgtgtcatgcacaaagtagatgtcctaaccgacttgccaaaactatagtttgttaaaacaaggaatttgtggagtggttgaaaaacgagttttaatgactccaacctaagtgttggAGTcattaggaattgtgaaaaactgggtttaaatgtatttggctaagatgtatgtaaacttctgacttcaactgtataactaaCCAACCCAGCTTCACTGACATCTCTGTTATTGTCTTGTTCCACCCATCCATGTCTTCCTTCCATCTCTTCatatccatcctccctcccctcaaCCCAGCCATCCGAGCCTCTCTGGACCTGGATGAAAAACCCAGGCGGCCtggttctaactctctctcttcggAGAGAGATGCTGTGGAGACTAGAACCAACTCTCTTTCCAGATACCCTGAGCACCATTTAGAgggtaggggagaggggagaaggggcagGCATGGAGACGCACACCCTGAGCACCACCACTCCAGTAGCAGGGGCAAACATGGGGACAGGTACCCCGACTACCACCACCCCACTGAGGGTAGAAGCAGAGGGAAGGAGGGCCAGAGGAGCAGAGACCACCAGGGGTCCCAGTCAACCTTCTTTGCAGACAACCATGAGCCCAGGAAAcagcgagaggaggagggggatagggtggtcaggaggaaggagaggcccGCCCGGCCGCCCCCGCCGTCCCATATCCCTGTGAAGAGAGACGAGGCTTGggacagggatagagagagacaccgggagtgggagagagagggggaaagagacagacggagagaacCCAGGAGTGATGAGGAAATTGAGAGAGACGCACCAAGACAGGGAAGACACGGGGAGCGATTGAGAGACCAAGAGCATAGCCGAGACAAAGACAGACACCGAGAGAGAACCAAGAGCAAGGAGCGAGGTCTGGATGAAGTCCAGGACGAGCCCATCCCCAGTAGCCGCAGCAGGGCCTGGGACGGTGGTGGGGAGGAGGCCCCTGGCCCTGGGGATGATGAAGGGGGGGCCAGGGCCCGCCTGACGCTCCACTCTGGCCCCAGTGAGCTGTGTGAGGAGGCGGCGAGGAGGAGCCccaggatggggagagagagaggggagaggggacacAGGGACCCTGGGGAGGGCCCCAGCACGGGCAAGGAGCGCTCCCATACTCACCCCGCTCCCAGGGAGCCAGGTACGGCCTAGCGCCGGGCCCGTGGCCGACCatttgtgggtgtgttgtgtgtgtgggttcttgATTGGCCCATGGCTGGGAGCTGCTGGTGGTGGTTTTGTCTCTCTAACTAAATAATCATTCATCAACAATCATTTTCCTCTTCGTCATCATCATCTTGGTGTAGCAGCTTTCAGTCATTATGGTGGAATTCCACAGTCAGTCACAATACAAGGCCCTGCTGCCAAAGGTCTCTGTGAaacagttgaatcaggtgtgggtgtgtgtgtgacagagcgcCCAGATAGAAATATACTTCGTAGAACAGACATGATTCTAGTATTGATCAGCTTCTATACATGACATTTCTTTCTGTAATGTTTTTACTGTTACACTCCAATTCTATTCCTCAAGGGCTTCTGTCGGCGTGCACTTTCATCCCTGTCTAGTCTACTCACCAGAACTGATCAAGTACTGGCATGGATTTGCCATCAATTTGTCCACACTTACCTACTCTGACCATAAATCAGACATTGATTAAAATAGCAGTGATTTAAACCTGTAGACACTGCAGCCCTAGAAGAATCAGAGTTGGGGATTCTGTGGTTCTCATCCACTCTAGTCTGGTGTTTCCTGGTCCTGGGGTCCCAAAAGGCTGCACGTCTTAGTTATTTATTCCTGATTCAAGTTAAAGGCTTGACgattagttgaatcagatgtgtagtactagggcaaaaataaaaaagtacacTCTTTTGGGTCCCCAGGAACAGCATTGGGGAAACACTGTTCCAGACTACAAACAGCTGTATTGACTATGTTGTGTGGCGCCCCCTGCAGGTCGTATCGTGCAAGGAGGACCAGGGGGTCGTGGAGCAGTGGTAATGGCAGGGAATTACGGACTCGGCGAGGCCACCCAGGGCATCACTAAGCTGGACCTGCGGGAGCAGGAGCTGCTGGACATGGAGGTGGCCCGGAAACTAcaggaggaagaggtgaaggtGAGAGTTATTAGGACAATATAACACCCTTATTAAAACATCATAAAACCCTTGGACAACATGGTAGCTAAAACTCTGTCCCATCGTTTAGTTAACATACGTAACATTCAGTAGACCTCAGCTTTGTTTTGTGCAGTTTCAGATGTCTGTGAGAAATGTTCCGGCTCAACAGTCACTTCCTATGTTATGTCATGATAGAGCCCAGGGAACAGAATGTTCTATGCTGAGGGAAAATATGACTCAATTGGTTCTTAATtattttttggttccagggaagCAAGATGGACAAGCGTGCGGCCCAAGTGGCTCAGGATGAGGTGAGTAGACGGCCGGCTGCTTCTCTGTCTGGAACAGTCGTCACTGACCGACTCGCTTTCTCGcgctctctttcattttctctcattctcttgcCCTGTCTCTCAAGTCTCAACTTTTGACACAGCAATGAAGCAAGGTGTGTAAAAGTTGTTTacatttgttaaataaataatgtcccttggtccattcattcctTTTGGTCAGTGTTAACCTGGGTAATCAACTCTCACCACATCATGGTTATATCCYTGTGTGGCAGAAGCCATATGATGAAACACTATGTGTCTGAAAGGGCCAATCTCAGATTGGAGGAACAACATACCGTTACCCCGCCTCTTGTTTTAGTAAACAGCTGGAGAAATGgagccactctcaaattcattggTAGAAAGTGTCTGTGTTTGTACTGTAACTGTATAGTAAACGTTGTATTGGTGTTGTCAGGAGACAGCCCTGCTGCTGTTGGAGCGGGAGWAGAATAACCACGTTGTATTGGTGTTGCCAGGAGATAGCCCYGCRGCTGARGGAGCGGGAGWAGAATAACCACGTTGTATTGGTGTTGTCAGGAGATAGCCCGGCCGCTGATGGAGCGGGAGTAGAATAACCACGTTGTATTGGTGTTGTCAGGAGATAGCCCNNNNNNNNNNNNNNNNNNNNNNNNNTTCTCATTTCTCTATTCTCTTGCCCTGTCTCTCAAGTCTCAACTTTTGACACGCAATGAAGCAAGGTGTGTAAAAGTTGTTtacatttgttaaaaaaaaatgtccttgGTCCATCATTCCTTTTGGTCAGTGTTAACCTGGGTAATCAACTCTCACCACATCATGGTTATATCCGTGTGTGGCAGAACCATATGATGAAACACTATGTGTCTGAAAGGGCCAATCTCAGATTGGAGGAACAACATACGTTACCCCGCTCTTGTTTTAGTAAACAGCTGGAGAAATgagccactctcaaattcattggTAGAAAGTGTCTGTGTTTGTACTGTAACTGTATAGTAAACGTTGTATTGGTGTTTCAGGAGCAGCCCTGCTGCTGTTTGGAGCGGGAGTAGAATAACCAGTTGTATTGGTGTTGCAGAGAAGCCCGGCTGCTGATGGAGCGGGAGAAGAATAACCACGTTTTATTGGTGTTGTCAGGAATAGCCGCGCTGATGGAGCGGGAGTAGAATAACCACGTTGTATTGGTGTTGTCAGGAATGCCCTGCTGCTGATGGAGCGGAGAAATAAAACCACGTTTGATTGGTGTTCCAGGAGATAGCCCGGCTGCTGATGGAGCGGGAGTAGAATAACCACGTTGTATTGGTGTTGCCAGGAGATAGCCCGGCTGCTGACGGAAGCGGGAGTAGAAAACCACGTTGTATTGGTGTGTCAGAGATCTCCGCTCCGTCAAGCACCGGGGTTAGAATAACCACGTTGTATTGGTGTTGCCAGGAGATAGCCCGGCCGCTGACGGAGCGGGAGTAGAATAACC
It contains:
- the LOC111952493 gene encoding zinc finger CCCH domain-containing protein 13 isoform X1, with protein sequence MAEFSIDQNKLPGVKEVVRDFAVLEDHCLAHNLQEQEIESHLASNVHKSRLVQQDVALAKQLQEEEDRRAKAKAHRQHRDIERSDNEIAQEIQEELVRQAKQQRMQEEKDAAIARKLQEKERKEERKRQNQLEANFEEEYYEDNAIRASLDLDEKPRRPGSNSLSSERDAVETRTNSLSRYPEHHLEGRGEGRRGRHGDAHPEHHHSSSRGKHGDRYPDYHHPTEGRSRGKEGQRSRDHQGSQSTFFADNHEPRKQREEEGDRVVRRKERPARPPPPSHIPVKRDEAWDRDRERHREWEREGERDRRREPRSDEEIERDAPRQGRHGERLRDQEHSRDKDRHRERTKSKERGLDEVQDEPIPSSRSRAWDGGGEEAPGPGDDEGGARARLTLHSGPSELCEEAARRSPRMGRERGERGHRDPGEGPSTGKERSHTHPAPREPGRIVQGGPGGRGAVVMAGNYGLGEATQGITKLDLREQELLDMEVARKLQEEEVKGSKMDKRAAQVAQDEVSRRPAASLSGTVVTDRLAFSRSLSFSLILLPCLSSLNF
- the LOC111952493 gene encoding coiled-coil domain-containing protein 50 isoform X5, coding for MAEFSIDQNKLPGVKEVVRDFAVLEDHCLAHNLQEQEIESHLASNVHKSRLVQQDVALAKQLQEEEDRRAKAKAHRQHRDIERSDNEIAQEIQEELVRQAKQQRMQEEKDAAIARKLQEKERKEERKRQNQLEANFEEEYYEDNAIRASLDLDEKPRRPGSNSLSSERDAVETRTNSLSRYPEHHLEGRGEGRRGRHGDAHPEHHHSSSRGKHGDRYPDYHHPTEGRSRGKEGQRSRDHQGSQSTFFADNHEPRKQREEEGDRVVRRKERPARPPPPSHIPVKRDEAWDRDRERHREWEREGERDRRREPRSDEEIERDAPRQGRHGERLRDQEHSRDKDRHRERTKSKERGLDEVQDEPIPSSRSRAWDGGGEEAPGPGDDEGGARARLTLHSGPSELCEEAARRSPRMGRERGERGHRDPGEGPSTGKERSHTHPAPREPGRIVQGGPGGRGAVVMAGNYGLGEATQGITKLDLREQELLDMEVARKLQEEEVKGSKMDKRAAQVAQDEEIARPLMERE
- the LOC111952493 gene encoding zinc finger CCCH domain-containing protein 13 isoform X3, with amino-acid sequence MAEFSIDQNKLPGVKEVVRDFAVLEDHCLAHNLQEQEIESHLASNVHKSRLVQQDVALAKQLQEEEDRRAKAKAHRQHRDIERSDNEIAQEIQEELVRQAKQQRMQEEKDAAIARKLQEKERKEERKRQNQLEANFEEEYYEDNAIRASLDLDEKPRRPGSNSLSSERDAVETRTNSLSRYPEHHLEGRGEGRRGRHGDAHPEHHHSSSRGKHGDRYPDYHHPTEGRSRGKEGQRSRDHQGSQSTFFADNHEPRKQREEEGDRVVRRKERPARPPPPSHIPVKRDEAWDRDRERHREWEREGERDRRREPRSDEEIERDAPRQGRHGERLRDQEHSRDKDRHRERTKSKERGLDEVQDEPIPSSRSRAWDGGGEEAPGPGDDEGGARARLTLHSGPSELCEEAARRSPRMGRERGERGHRDPGEGPSTGKERSHTHPAPREPGRIVQGGPGGRGAVVMAGNYGLGEATQGITKLDLREQELLDMEVARKLQEEEGSKMDKRAAQVAQDEVNSRLLMEREKMEYKKSREKESRG
- the LOC111952493 gene encoding coiled-coil domain-containing protein 50 isoform X6, with the translated sequence MAEFSIDQNKLPGVKEVVRDFAVLEDHCLAHNLQEQEIESHLASNVHKSRLVQQDVALAKQLQEEEDRRAKAKAHRQHRDIERSDNEIAQEIQEELVRQAKQQRMQEEKDAAIARKLQEKERKEERKRQNQLEANFEEEYYEDNAIRASLDLDEKPRRPGSNSLSSERDAVETRTNSLSRYPEHHLEGRGEGRRGRHGDAHPEHHHSSSRGKHGDRYPDYHHPTEGRSRGKEGQRSRDHQGSQSTFFADNHEPRKQREEEGDRVVRRKERPARPPPPSHIPVKRDEAWDRDRERHREWEREGERDRRREPRSDEEIERDAPRQGRHGERLRDQEHSRDKDRHRERTKSKERGLDEVQDEPIPSSRSRAWDGGGEEAPGPGDDEGGARARLTLHSGPSELCEEAARRSPRMGRERGERGHRDPGEGPSTGKERSHTHPAPREPGRIVQGGPGGRGAVVMAGNYGLGEATQGITKLDLREQELLDMEVARKLQEEEGSKMDKRAAQVAQDEEIARLLMERE
- the LOC111952493 gene encoding zinc finger CCCH domain-containing protein 13 isoform X2, giving the protein MAEFSIDQNKLPGVKEVVRDFAVLEDHCLAHNLQEQEIESHLASNVHKSRLVQQDVALAKQLQEEEDRRAKAKAHRQHRDIERSDNEIAQEIQEELVRQAKQQRMQEEKDAAIARKLQEKERKEERKRQNQLEANFEEEYYEDNAIRASLDLDEKPRRPGSNSLSSERDAVETRTNSLSRYPEHHLEGRGEGRRGRHGDAHPEHHHSSSRGKHGDRYPDYHHPTEGRSRGKEGQRSRDHQGSQSTFFADNHEPRKQREEEGDRVVRRKERPARPPPPSHIPVKRDEAWDRDRERHREWEREGERDRRREPRSDEEIERDAPRQGRHGERLRDQEHSRDKDRHRERTKSKERGLDEVQDEPIPSSRSRAWDGGGEEAPGPGDDEGGARARLTLHSGPSELCEEAARRSPRMGRERGERGHRDPGEGPSTGKERSHTHPAPREPGRIVQGGPGGRGAVVMAGNYGLGEATQGITKLDLREQELLDMEVARKLQEEEVKGSKMDKRAAQVAQDEVNSRLLMEREKMEYKKSREKESRG
- the LOC111952493 gene encoding coiled-coil domain-containing protein 50 isoform X4; this encodes MAEFSIDQNKLPGVKEVVRDFAVLEDHCLAHNLQEQEIESHLASNVHKSRLVQQDVALAKQLQEEEDRRAKAKAHRQHRDIERSDNEIAQEIQEELVRQAKQQRMQEEKDAAIARKLQEKERKEERKRQNQLEANFEEEYYEDNAIRASLDLDEKPRRPGSNSLSSERDAVETRTNSLSRYPEHHLEGRGEGRRGRHGDAHPEHHHSSSRGKHGDRYPDYHHPTEGRSRGKEGQRSRDHQGSQSTFFADNHEPRKQREEEGDRVVRRKERPARPPPPSHIPVKRDEAWDRDRERHREWEREGERDRRREPRSDEEIERDAPRQGRHGERLRDQEHSRDKDRHRERTKSKERGLDEVQDEPIPSSRSRAWDGGGEEAPGPGDDEGGARARLTLHSGPSELCEEAARRSPRMGRERGERGHRDPGEGPSTGKERSHTHPAPREPGRIVQGGPGGRGAVVMAGNYGLGEATQGITKLDLREQELLDMEVARKLQEEEVKGSKMDKRAAQVAQDEEIARLLMERE
- the LOC111952493 gene encoding coiled-coil domain-containing protein 50 isoform X7, which translates into the protein MAEFSIDQNKLPGVKEVVRDFAVLEDHCLAHNLQEQEIESHLASNVHKSRLVQQDVALAKQLQEEEDRRAKAKAHRQHRDIERSDNEIAQEIQEELVRQAKQQRMQEEKDAAIARKLQEKERKEERKRQNQLEANFEEEYYEDNAIRASLDLDEKPRRPGSNSLSSERDAVETRTNSLSRYPEHHLEGRGEGRRGRHGDAHPEHHHSSSRGKHGDRYPDYHHPTEGRSRGKEGQRSRDHQGSQSTFFADNHEPRKQREEEGDRVVRRKERPARPPPPSHIPVKRDEAWDRDRERHREWEREGERDRRREPRSDEEIERDAPRQGRHGERLRDQEHSRDKDRHRERTKSKERGLDEVQDEPIPSSRSRAWDGGGEEAPGPGDDEGGARARLTLHSGPSELCEEAARRSPRMGRERGERGHRDPGEGPSTGKERSHTHPAPREPGRIVQGGPGGRGAVVMAGNYGLGEATQGITKLDLREQELLDMEVARKLQEEEGSKMDKRAAQVAQDEEIARPLMERE